Proteins from one Pseudomonas bijieensis genomic window:
- a CDS encoding transporter, whose amino-acid sequence MYQNKKTNVWHCTWLTLGLIGACGAAHGTENGAPTTAVGVYDFGAGMMPPATPFGTVGLRTAFYSANVQKDRHGKSVDNNFSLDVLSIGVAYMRMTDYTVLGAKYGFGAVVPFFQMDASLQVQTPVGPMNLEADPFRMADMQVLPVILQWTLSPNLFVNAQFQIQAPTGDYDKNRLISPGLNHWTFSPILNATYISDSGFEVSSSFEADINTRNHATDYKNGVEYRHEFAVGQHVGPWTVGMGGYYYRQFTDDDAPGLETGNRARVLAVGPAVSYFKPGMPPVWLHVYKELDARNRAEGYTTALRISHSF is encoded by the coding sequence ATGTACCAAAATAAAAAAACAAACGTCTGGCACTGTACGTGGTTAACCCTGGGGCTGATCGGTGCATGCGGTGCTGCCCATGGCACCGAAAACGGCGCGCCGACCACGGCGGTCGGGGTCTACGATTTCGGCGCGGGCATGATGCCGCCGGCCACGCCCTTTGGCACCGTCGGCCTGCGCACCGCGTTCTATTCGGCCAACGTGCAGAAGGATCGCCACGGCAAGTCCGTGGACAACAATTTCTCCCTGGATGTCTTGTCCATCGGCGTCGCCTACATGCGCATGACCGATTACACCGTGCTGGGCGCCAAGTATGGCTTCGGCGCCGTCGTGCCGTTCTTCCAGATGGACGCTTCGCTACAGGTGCAGACGCCTGTCGGCCCAATGAACCTGGAGGCCGATCCGTTTCGCATGGCCGACATGCAGGTGCTGCCGGTGATCCTGCAGTGGACACTGTCGCCGAACCTGTTCGTCAACGCCCAGTTCCAGATCCAGGCTCCCACAGGCGACTACGACAAGAATCGCTTGATCTCGCCGGGTCTGAACCACTGGACCTTCTCGCCGATCCTCAACGCCACTTATATCTCCGACAGCGGCTTCGAAGTGTCCTCAAGCTTTGAGGCCGACATCAACACGCGCAACCACGCCACCGACTACAAGAACGGTGTCGAGTACCGCCACGAGTTCGCCGTGGGCCAGCACGTCGGCCCATGGACCGTGGGCATGGGTGGCTATTACTACCGGCAATTCACCGACGACGATGCCCCGGGCCTGGAAACAGGCAATCGCGCCCGAGTGCTGGCTGTCGGGCCGGCGGTGAGCTACTTCAAGCCAGGTATGCCCCCAGTGTGGCTGCATGTCTACAAGGAGCTCGACGCGCGAAACCGCGCTGAGGGCTACACCACGGCGCTGCGTATTTCTCACAGTTTCTAA
- a CDS encoding APC family permease, whose translation MSINDRLSEHLNRGSVGFPTALASTIGLIMASPVILTATMGFGIGGSAFAVAMLIAVIMMLAQATTFAEAASILPTTGSVYDYINCGMGRFFAITGTLSAYLIVHVFAGTAETILAGVMALVNFEHLNTLAESAGGSWLLGVGFVVVFGVLNAFGVSAFGRAEIILTFGMWTTLMVFGVLGLIAAPAVELEGWFGASVVGTDLVTVLSLVGMAMFMFVGCEFVTPLAPDLRHSARTMPRAMMLGLFSVATCMFIYGAAMKLQVENVLLDATSGVHLLDTPMAIPRFAEQVMGDIGPMWLGIGFLFAGAATINTLMAGVPRILYGMAVDGALPKVFTYLHPRFKTPLLCILVAMLIPCLHALWLGGNTDNIMHLVLAAVCAWSFAYLLVTVSVVSLRIRRPDLPRAYRSPWFPLPQIVSSVGIVLGMWFITPPGMNPADIYIPFAVMLGGTAAYALFWTLVVQKVNPFKPASVEDVLAKEFSHEPGQPADEFIEPAAKTV comes from the coding sequence ATGTCGATCAATGACAGGCTCTCCGAGCACTTGAACCGGGGTTCGGTGGGTTTTCCCACTGCGTTGGCCAGCACCATTGGCCTGATCATGGCGAGCCCCGTGATTCTCACCGCGACCATGGGCTTTGGCATCGGCGGCAGCGCCTTTGCCGTGGCGATGCTGATCGCCGTGATAATGATGCTGGCCCAGGCGACGACGTTTGCCGAGGCGGCGTCGATTCTGCCCACCACCGGCTCGGTCTATGACTACATCAACTGTGGCATGGGACGCTTCTTCGCGATTACCGGTACCTTGTCGGCCTATCTGATTGTCCATGTGTTCGCCGGCACCGCCGAGACCATCCTGGCCGGTGTCATGGCCCTGGTGAATTTCGAACACCTCAACACCCTGGCCGAATCGGCAGGCGGCTCCTGGTTGCTGGGCGTGGGGTTCGTGGTGGTCTTTGGCGTGCTCAATGCGTTTGGCGTCAGCGCCTTTGGCCGGGCCGAAATCATCCTGACGTTCGGCATGTGGACCACCCTGATGGTGTTCGGCGTGTTGGGCCTGATCGCCGCACCAGCGGTGGAGCTGGAGGGCTGGTTCGGTGCATCCGTGGTGGGCACCGATCTGGTCACGGTGTTGTCGTTGGTGGGCATGGCCATGTTCATGTTCGTCGGCTGTGAATTCGTCACGCCGCTGGCCCCGGACCTGCGTCACTCCGCCCGGACCATGCCCCGGGCCATGATGCTGGGCTTGTTCAGCGTCGCCACCTGCATGTTCATCTACGGTGCGGCGATGAAGCTCCAGGTGGAAAACGTGCTGCTCGATGCCACCAGCGGTGTGCATCTGCTGGACACCCCCATGGCGATTCCACGGTTCGCCGAACAGGTCATGGGCGATATCGGCCCGATGTGGCTGGGGATCGGCTTTCTGTTTGCCGGTGCGGCGACCATCAACACCCTGATGGCTGGCGTGCCGCGGATTCTCTATGGCATGGCGGTGGATGGCGCCTTGCCGAAGGTTTTCACGTATCTGCACCCGCGCTTCAAGACGCCGCTGCTGTGCATCCTGGTGGCGATGCTGATTCCCTGCCTGCATGCGTTGTGGCTGGGTGGCAATACCGACAACATCATGCACCTGGTGCTGGCTGCGGTGTGTGCCTGGAGCTTTGCCTACCTGCTGGTGACCGTGTCGGTGGTCAGCCTGCGCATTCGTCGCCCTGATCTGCCGAGGGCCTATCGCTCGCCGTGGTTCCCGTTGCCACAAATCGTGTCCAGTGTCGGCATTGTCCTGGGCATGTGGTTCATCACACCGCCTGGCATGAACCCGGCGGACATCTACATTCCATTCGCGGTGATGCTCGGCGGCACCGCAGCGTATGCCTTGTTCTGGACCCTGGTGGTGCAGAAGGTCAATCCATTCAAGCCAGCGTCGGTGGAAGACGTACTGGCCAAGGAGTTTTCCCATGAGCCAGGGCAACCTGCGGACGAGTTTATCGAGCCTGCTGCAAAAACTGTCTGA
- a CDS encoding helix-turn-helix domain-containing protein yields MNNSNMALPAVSSDLLPTLPINRFRTTDIDEHARNMGGWQVCYDQLTPGRFDGELIEFRSDWMQLVRDRSNQALTKRGMAWEGAITFSVPLSADGPLFCSGHPIIEPSLLVARGHNLPELRTPQHLDLLGVTVDEQALEHVLACQGSHFRITDLPKCYRLGNSTLPAELAALFDELEGGEQGRDSLLGYESIRRGLRDTVMLHILELVAPDEAPPLNPTARKRMVDRAREYALAHVDEPLSILDLCNHIGASRRKLQYCFQETLGINPVAYLRALRLNAVRRELRSGRHAQGVQEVAARWGFWHLSRFSSDYRVLFGETPSQTLRRTHLC; encoded by the coding sequence ATGAACAACTCCAACATGGCGCTGCCAGCGGTTTCGTCGGACCTGTTGCCGACGCTGCCGATCAATCGGTTCCGCACCACAGACATCGACGAGCACGCCCGGAACATGGGAGGCTGGCAGGTCTGCTATGACCAATTGACCCCCGGACGCTTCGACGGTGAGTTGATCGAGTTCCGCTCGGACTGGATGCAACTGGTGCGCGACCGCTCTAATCAAGCCCTGACCAAGCGGGGCATGGCCTGGGAAGGCGCCATCACTTTCAGCGTGCCGCTGAGTGCGGACGGGCCGCTCTTTTGCTCCGGGCACCCGATTATCGAGCCCAGCCTGTTGGTCGCTCGCGGCCATAACCTGCCCGAGCTGCGCACGCCCCAGCATCTGGATCTGCTCGGTGTCACCGTCGACGAGCAGGCGTTGGAGCATGTGCTGGCGTGTCAAGGCAGTCACTTTCGAATTACCGATCTTCCCAAGTGTTACCGTCTTGGCAACTCGACGCTGCCGGCCGAGCTCGCGGCGTTGTTCGATGAGCTTGAAGGGGGCGAGCAGGGGCGAGACTCATTGCTGGGGTACGAGTCGATTCGCCGTGGCCTGCGTGACACGGTGATGTTGCACATACTGGAACTGGTGGCACCGGACGAGGCACCGCCGCTCAACCCCACGGCGCGCAAGCGCATGGTCGACCGTGCCCGGGAGTACGCCTTGGCCCATGTCGATGAGCCACTGTCGATCCTCGACCTGTGCAATCACATCGGTGCCAGCCGGCGCAAATTGCAGTATTGCTTCCAGGAAACCCTGGGTATCAATCCGGTGGCCTATTTGCGGGCGTTGCGCCTCAATGCCGTGCGCCGTGAACTGCGCAGCGGCCGCCACGCCCAGGGTGTACAGGAGGTGGCGGCACGCTGGGGGTTCTGGCACTTGAGCCGGTTTTCCAGCGACTATCGGGTGCTGTTCGGCGAGACACCTTCCCAAACCCTGCGCCGCACGCATCTGTGCTGA
- a CDS encoding MFS transporter gives MNQSSSVSTATILSRQASWREGLVLMLGSSLTIMGSVMVAPVLPRLGAEFGPLEPRADLLVPLAVTGPALAIALCAPLAGWLADRVGRKALLVLATILYALLGALPAMLDSLPSIVGVRLLFGCTEAAVMTCCATLIADYWHGEERLRYVNRQVVTIGLVGALFFVVGGALGENSWRAPFLLYLLPLLLVPAMMKVLWEPPVLKPQGGEPHVEASGPAKVALPQLLVGYLMILGGMVLTFIMPIQAPTLLVSLGITSSTMIGLAAGLSLLATLVGSLTWPLLRRRFGIAGCNALLLGLMGLGLWLLMRGQSYNEVLVAVFIQGLGAGLLVPNVMAPVMNALTASTRGRGLGGFTSCLYIGQFVSPLVVALVIVFAGDLRHAIQWLALTSFALALLWVVAGLRTRGQGQASTVGSHQSS, from the coding sequence ATGAACCAATCAAGTTCCGTTTCAACGGCGACCATCCTGTCTCGCCAGGCCAGTTGGCGTGAAGGACTGGTGCTGATGCTAGGCAGCAGTCTGACAATCATGGGTTCGGTGATGGTCGCGCCCGTCTTGCCCAGGTTGGGCGCAGAATTCGGGCCCCTGGAGCCACGCGCCGATCTGTTGGTGCCGTTGGCGGTCACCGGGCCGGCCCTGGCGATTGCCCTGTGCGCGCCATTGGCCGGCTGGCTGGCCGACAGGGTCGGGCGCAAGGCCTTGCTGGTGCTTGCGACGATTCTCTACGCCTTGCTCGGCGCGTTGCCGGCCATGCTCGATAGCCTGCCCTCGATTGTCGGTGTGCGGCTGTTGTTCGGTTGTACGGAGGCGGCGGTGATGACCTGTTGCGCGACGCTGATAGCGGACTATTGGCACGGTGAGGAGCGACTGCGCTACGTCAACCGGCAAGTGGTGACCATCGGCCTGGTGGGAGCGCTGTTTTTCGTAGTGGGAGGTGCGCTTGGAGAAAACTCGTGGCGTGCGCCGTTCCTCCTGTACTTGCTGCCATTGTTGCTGGTGCCGGCAATGATGAAGGTGCTTTGGGAACCGCCGGTTTTGAAGCCGCAGGGGGGCGAGCCGCACGTCGAGGCGTCGGGGCCGGCCAAGGTCGCCTTGCCTCAACTGCTGGTCGGCTACCTGATGATCCTCGGTGGCATGGTCCTGACGTTCATCATGCCTATCCAGGCGCCGACGCTGTTGGTCAGCCTCGGCATCACCTCCAGCACGATGATCGGCCTGGCGGCGGGGCTGAGCCTGTTGGCGACCTTGGTCGGTTCGCTGACGTGGCCGTTGCTGCGCCGTCGCTTCGGCATCGCCGGTTGCAATGCGTTGTTGCTTGGCCTGATGGGCCTGGGGCTGTGGCTGTTGATGCGCGGGCAAAGCTATAACGAAGTGCTGGTGGCGGTGTTCATCCAAGGCCTGGGGGCCGGGCTGTTGGTGCCCAACGTGATGGCGCCGGTGATGAATGCGTTGACCGCCAGCACCCGCGGCCGGGGCCTGGGCGGGTTTACCTCGTGCCTGTATATCGGCCAGTTCGTCAGTCCGCTGGTGGTGGCCTTGGTGATTGTGTTCGCCGGTGACCTGCGTCACGCCATCCAGTGGCTGGCCCTGACCAGTTTTGCCTTGGCGCTGCTCTGGGTCGTTGCCGGCCTGCGCACACGCGGCCAAGGGCAAGCGAGCACCGTCGGATCACATCAATCGTCGTGA
- a CDS encoding alginate export family protein, translating into MEHTRRPPLLRNAIGLGIALLVADSSAQAYELYTDEDTTVTGNFLAVYGLFNSRKNYDGTAGGSSWREGFIKYGLSIDQTLGDLGSVYGTANLVSSGTWGDGDAAGLSDGSERTTKFDEAFAGWRSGDLFPALGKDGMDLSYGRQVITLGDGFIINDDGLNLGKGVADGELNRGGAYYLAARHAFDKTAVVRLGGKDGVHGSLMWIKSDNPAQANTEMTASTLEYTAAPGTLGLTYIHGIDVDDRYASDFQKQREGMDIYSLRGAGNAGIENAHFSFEYAWQDKDAGPEKAWYAEAGYTFADLPWTPDLTYRYSRYSKDWDSMFNGQNRGYGTWFQGEVAGNYAGPFNSNTAIQHIGLKLKPAETVTIGALFFDYQTLHTRQALNLDAQELDLYVEWAVNEHLIVTPLLGLYKPEKDEGSGGNQVGGNGTNVYSQLVVAVPF; encoded by the coding sequence ATGGAGCACACACGTCGTCCGCCTTTGCTGCGCAACGCCATCGGCCTGGGCATCGCCCTGCTGGTCGCTGATTCATCGGCCCAGGCCTATGAGCTTTACACCGACGAAGACACCACCGTCACCGGTAACTTCCTGGCGGTCTACGGGCTGTTCAACAGCCGCAAGAACTATGACGGCACCGCCGGCGGTTCGAGCTGGCGCGAAGGCTTCATCAAGTATGGCCTGAGTATCGACCAGACACTCGGCGACCTGGGTAGCGTCTATGGCACGGCCAATCTGGTCAGCTCCGGCACTTGGGGCGATGGCGATGCGGCCGGCCTGAGCGACGGCTCCGAGCGCACCACCAAGTTCGATGAAGCCTTTGCCGGCTGGCGTTCGGGGGATCTGTTCCCGGCATTGGGCAAGGACGGTATGGACCTGTCCTACGGTCGCCAAGTGATCACCCTGGGCGACGGTTTCATCATCAACGACGATGGCCTGAACCTGGGCAAAGGTGTGGCCGATGGCGAGCTCAACCGCGGCGGCGCCTACTACCTGGCAGCCCGTCATGCCTTCGACAAGACCGCTGTCGTACGCCTGGGTGGCAAGGACGGCGTGCATGGCAGCCTGATGTGGATCAAGTCCGACAACCCTGCCCAGGCCAATACCGAGATGACCGCCAGCACCCTGGAATACACCGCCGCGCCTGGCACCCTGGGGCTGACCTATATCCATGGCATCGATGTCGATGACCGTTATGCCAGCGACTTCCAGAAACAGCGCGAAGGCATGGACATCTACAGCCTGCGCGGCGCCGGGAATGCCGGCATCGAAAATGCCCACTTCTCCTTCGAGTACGCCTGGCAGGACAAGGATGCGGGCCCGGAGAAAGCCTGGTATGCCGAAGCCGGCTACACCTTCGCCGACCTGCCCTGGACGCCGGACCTGACTTATCGCTACAGCCGCTACTCCAAGGACTGGGACTCGATGTTCAACGGGCAGAACCGTGGCTATGGCACCTGGTTCCAGGGTGAAGTGGCGGGCAACTATGCTGGCCCGTTCAACAGCAACACTGCCATCCAGCACATCGGCCTCAAACTCAAGCCAGCAGAAACCGTGACCATTGGCGCGCTGTTCTTCGACTACCAGACCCTGCACACCCGCCAAGCGCTGAACCTCGACGCGCAGGAGCTGGACCTGTACGTGGAATGGGCGGTGAATGAACACCTGATCGTCACGCCGCTGCTGGGCCTGTACAAGCCTGAAAAGGATGAGGGCAGCGGTGGCAATCAGGTAGGCGGCAACGGCACCAACGTCTACAGCCAGTTGGTGGTGGCGGTTCCGTTCTGA
- a CDS encoding amidase, with protein MGTQDIHHLMDSEDATALAEWVRRGEVRPGELLETAIERLERVEPQLNAVAERLYDSARQTARTPQVGQGLLAGVPTLIKDLFSPVHGAAMTNGSRALGDFRADFESEIVTRLRRAGCQVMGTSTSPEFGTSYSTESARFGATRNPWSTDHSAGGSSGGAAALVAARVVPFAHGNDGGGSLRVPASCCGVFGFKPSRGLLPSGPIVGEGWAGMGTPHAITLSVRDSAALLDATAGMDLGAPYAAPIQALPYAMAVQADPKPLRIALVEQLGPWPTSPQSLQAVGEAARLCESLGHRVESVSLPVGLLEFLDHVFTIIGASSRHYVDLLGQMRGFAVQAEELEVRTRIILRDKGNVSGAQYAAAVEWIHALGRQLAVFMQDYDVILTPVLTREPVPIGELDLQDVCMSLDQLIERYHSYSPFTALFNASGQPAMSVPLSWSANGLPMGAHFAGRFGEEHTLLALAAQLERAQPWRGRIPTVNACRR; from the coding sequence ATGGGTACGCAAGACATTCACCACTTGATGGACAGTGAAGATGCCACGGCGCTGGCCGAATGGGTCAGGCGTGGCGAGGTCCGGCCAGGCGAACTGCTGGAGACTGCCATCGAGCGTCTGGAGCGAGTCGAGCCGCAGCTCAATGCGGTGGCCGAGCGCTTGTACGATTCGGCCCGGCAGACGGCGCGCACGCCACAGGTCGGTCAAGGCCTGCTGGCCGGTGTGCCGACCTTGATCAAAGACCTGTTTTCACCAGTTCATGGTGCGGCGATGACCAACGGTTCTCGCGCACTGGGCGACTTTCGTGCGGATTTCGAATCGGAAATCGTGACGCGTTTGCGGCGTGCCGGATGTCAGGTGATGGGCACCAGTACTTCGCCTGAGTTTGGCACTTCATACTCCACCGAGTCTGCGCGTTTTGGTGCCACACGCAACCCTTGGAGCACCGACCACAGCGCCGGTGGTTCCAGCGGTGGCGCGGCGGCACTGGTGGCGGCCCGGGTGGTGCCGTTCGCCCACGGCAACGACGGTGGCGGTTCATTGCGCGTGCCGGCGTCCTGCTGCGGTGTGTTCGGGTTCAAGCCCAGCCGTGGCTTGCTGCCGTCAGGACCAATAGTGGGCGAGGGCTGGGCGGGGATGGGCACACCTCATGCCATCACCCTGTCGGTGCGCGACAGTGCGGCGTTGCTGGATGCCACTGCTGGGATGGACCTGGGCGCGCCTTACGCCGCGCCGATCCAGGCGTTGCCGTATGCGATGGCAGTGCAGGCCGATCCCAAGCCGCTACGCATAGCCCTGGTCGAGCAGCTCGGTCCTTGGCCTACGTCACCACAGAGCCTTCAGGCGGTGGGCGAGGCCGCGCGGTTGTGCGAGTCGTTGGGGCATCGCGTCGAATCGGTGAGCCTGCCGGTGGGGCTGCTGGAATTTCTCGATCACGTGTTCACCATCATCGGCGCCAGCTCTCGTCACTATGTCGACCTGCTGGGCCAGATGCGTGGGTTTGCCGTGCAAGCCGAAGAGCTGGAGGTACGCACGCGGATCATCTTGCGGGACAAGGGCAACGTCAGCGGCGCCCAGTATGCCGCGGCGGTGGAGTGGATTCATGCCCTCGGCCGGCAGTTGGCGGTGTTCATGCAGGATTACGACGTGATCCTGACCCCGGTCCTGACTCGTGAGCCGGTGCCAATTGGCGAGCTGGATCTGCAGGACGTGTGCATGAGCCTGGATCAACTGATCGAGCGCTACCACAGTTATTCGCCGTTCACCGCGCTGTTCAATGCCAGCGGCCAGCCGGCGATGTCCGTGCCGTTGTCCTGGAGCGCCAATGGCCTGCCGATGGGCGCGCATTTTGCCGGTCGTTTCGGCGAGGAACACACGCTGCTGGCGCTGGCCGCGCAACTGGAGCGCGCCCAACCATGGCGCGGCCGAATCCCAACGGTCAACGCCTGCCGGCGGTAA
- a CDS encoding ABC transporter substrate-binding protein translates to MAFKRSALTLLVSLAATALLNPLAHAEGKISIAQQFGIGYLILDVVRDQQLIEKHGKAQGLDIKVDWNSISGATAMNEALLTGALDVVSAGVPPMLTIWDRTRGKQNVKAIASLGSMPNYLLTNNPNVKSLKDFTDKDRIAVPAAGVGFQSRTLQIETAKVFGNDHFKKFDDISVSLPHPDATAALIAGQSEINSHFSSPPFQYQALQSPNVHKVLSSYDVLGGPATFNVLYTTEKFHDENPKTYKAFYDALVEAQGIIQADKPAAAQTYIRVEQSKLPLSLVEKIVTDPEIDFTVVPQRTYIYAEKLHELGVLKNKADSWKDYFFEEAHAGAGS, encoded by the coding sequence ATGGCTTTCAAGCGTTCTGCGCTCACCTTGTTGGTTTCCCTGGCGGCCACTGCGCTGCTCAATCCCTTGGCCCACGCCGAAGGCAAGATCAGCATCGCCCAGCAATTCGGTATCGGCTACCTGATCCTCGATGTGGTGCGCGACCAGCAGCTCATCGAGAAGCATGGCAAGGCCCAGGGCCTGGATATCAAGGTGGATTGGAACAGCATTTCCGGTGCTACGGCGATGAACGAGGCCTTGCTGACCGGTGCCTTGGATGTGGTGTCGGCGGGAGTTCCGCCGATGCTGACAATCTGGGATCGGACTCGCGGCAAGCAGAATGTGAAGGCCATCGCCTCGCTGGGGTCGATGCCCAATTATCTGCTGACCAACAACCCGAACGTGAAGAGCCTCAAGGATTTCACCGACAAGGACCGGATCGCCGTTCCGGCGGCGGGTGTCGGCTTCCAGTCGCGCACGTTGCAGATCGAAACCGCCAAGGTGTTCGGGAACGACCACTTCAAGAAGTTCGACGACATCTCGGTCAGCCTCCCGCACCCGGATGCGACGGCGGCGCTGATTGCCGGCCAGTCGGAAATCAATTCGCACTTCTCCAGTCCACCGTTCCAGTATCAGGCACTGCAAAGCCCCAACGTACACAAGGTGCTCAGTTCCTATGATGTGCTGGGTGGGCCGGCGACGTTCAACGTGCTCTACACTACGGAAAAATTCCACGACGAAAATCCCAAGACCTACAAGGCGTTCTACGACGCCCTGGTGGAGGCACAAGGCATTATCCAGGCCGACAAGCCGGCGGCTGCCCAGACCTACATTCGTGTGGAACAGTCCAAGTTGCCGCTGTCGCTGGTGGAAAAAATCGTCACCGACCCTGAAATCGACTTCACCGTAGTTCCGCAACGTACCTACATTTATGCCGAGAAACTGCACGAACTGGGCGTGTTGAAAAACAAGGCCGACAGCTGGAAGGATTATTTCTTTGAAGAGGCCCATGCCGGCGCCGGCAGCTGA
- a CDS encoding aldehyde dehydrogenase family protein, which translates to MSDIALLPQVQAFLDRHHALFIDGGYVESQGSQTLNVVNPATGQVIAQVSDATASDIDVAVQSSRRGFEQWSQTAPAVRGHVLLKLADLLERNREELAQIETCQSGKIIHISRAFEVDQAAHFLRYYAGWATKINGETITPSLPSFTGERYTAFTLREPVGVVVGIVPWNFSTMIAIWKLASALVTGCSVIIKPSEFTPLTILRIAELAIEAGLPAGALNVLTGGGQVGKGLIEHPRTNKVSFTGSIPTGLTVGQAAMGAGLTRTTLELGGKNAAGFLPDIDPEVAVNGIIEAGFLHSGQICAAAERFFVHRSQIESIMDKLAQRLGKLTIGSPLDERTEFGPVTNRQHQRKLEEFFAKARAQNNTIVHGGKLIDGPGCYVEPTIILANRRDDSLLHEETFGPIATFFPYDTEEELLELMNDTPYGLSASLWTNDLGKALRMVPAIEAGTVWVNMHTLLDPAVPFGGNKSSGIGREFGSAFIDDYTELKSVMIRY; encoded by the coding sequence ATGAGCGATATTGCCCTGCTGCCTCAGGTTCAAGCCTTCCTCGATAGACATCACGCCCTGTTCATCGACGGTGGCTACGTCGAAAGCCAGGGCAGCCAGACACTGAACGTCGTCAACCCTGCCACCGGCCAGGTCATCGCCCAGGTCAGCGACGCCACTGCCAGCGATATCGATGTGGCGGTGCAATCGTCCCGCCGCGGCTTCGAGCAGTGGTCTCAAACCGCGCCGGCGGTCCGCGGCCATGTGCTGCTCAAGCTGGCGGACCTGTTGGAGCGCAACCGCGAAGAGCTGGCGCAGATCGAAACCTGCCAGTCGGGGAAGATCATCCACATCTCCCGTGCCTTCGAAGTCGACCAGGCCGCCCACTTCCTGCGCTATTACGCTGGCTGGGCGACCAAGATCAACGGCGAGACGATCACCCCATCGTTGCCCTCCTTCACAGGCGAACGCTACACCGCGTTCACCTTGCGCGAACCAGTCGGGGTGGTGGTCGGTATCGTGCCGTGGAATTTCTCCACCATGATCGCCATCTGGAAACTGGCTTCAGCCCTGGTGACCGGTTGCAGTGTCATCATCAAGCCCAGCGAGTTCACCCCGCTGACCATCCTGCGCATCGCGGAACTGGCCATCGAGGCTGGCCTGCCGGCCGGTGCCCTGAATGTGCTGACCGGCGGCGGCCAGGTGGGCAAGGGGCTAATCGAGCATCCGCGCACCAACAAGGTTTCATTCACCGGCTCCATACCCACCGGCCTGACGGTGGGCCAGGCGGCCATGGGCGCCGGGTTGACCCGTACGACCCTGGAACTGGGTGGGAAGAATGCAGCGGGGTTCCTGCCTGATATCGACCCCGAGGTCGCGGTCAACGGCATCATCGAGGCGGGATTTCTGCATTCGGGACAGATCTGCGCGGCGGCGGAACGGTTCTTTGTCCATCGCTCGCAGATCGAGTCGATCATGGACAAACTAGCCCAGCGCCTGGGCAAACTCACTATCGGCTCACCCCTGGACGAACGCACCGAATTCGGCCCGGTGACCAACCGTCAGCACCAACGCAAGCTCGAGGAATTCTTCGCCAAGGCCCGCGCGCAGAACAACACCATCGTCCACGGCGGCAAGCTGATCGATGGGCCGGGTTGCTACGTCGAGCCAACCATCATCCTCGCCAATCGCCGCGACGACAGCCTGCTCCACGAAGAAACCTTCGGCCCGATCGCCACGTTCTTCCCTTACGACACAGAGGAGGAGTTGCTGGAGCTGATGAACGACACGCCCTACGGCCTGAGCGCCAGCCTCTGGACCAACGACCTGGGCAAGGCCCTGCGCATGGTCCCCGCCATCGAAGCCGGGACGGTGTGGGTGAACATGCACACCCTGCTCGACCCAGCCGTGCCTTTTGGCGGCAACAAGTCTTCCGGGATAGGCCGTGAATTCGGCAGCGCATTCATCGACGACTACACCGAACTGAAATCGGTGATGATCCGCTACTGA